One Nicotiana sylvestris chromosome 12, ASM39365v2, whole genome shotgun sequence genomic window carries:
- the LOC104224577 gene encoding F-box protein At2g16365-like isoform X2 produces MTSSPLKQENEMEQNAPTHLALGCPRKEIGCKNIIPDMNLEPPAPIDKLEPTSSTTQSLDLRSLLGHNEQASSLKADFSPVVLLEQEPGGRWVKRLKISASGSFSVGTKSANLSGNTSHEKANKFLNKITKVTISGSELTAGKLHGEELMALDRPPALASNSVSSSINVMKKNLELLTSQSWMRRWLHNRDATAQKRPQPVVVCKSRGSKLEVNDFRKKQFPSIAAMALMGKALTGFQPCEFQNRGPYVVWRNIGVSEPT; encoded by the coding sequence GAGAATGAAATGGAGCAAAATGCACCTACTCATCTTGCACTTGGCTGTCCCAGAAAAGAAATTGGATGTAAAAACATTATACCTGACATGAACTTGGAGCCTCCTGCTCCGATTGATAAGTTGGAACCAACTTCTTCCACAACTCAAAGTCTGGATTTGAGATCACTCCTTGGTCATAATGAGCAGGCAAGTTCATTGAAAGCCGATTTCTCCCCTGTCGTTCTGCTTGAACAGGAACCAGGTGGCAGATGGGTCAAGCGCCTCAAAATTAGTGCTTCTGGCTCATTTTCTGTTGGAACAAAAAGCGCTAACCTTTCAGGGAATACATCTCATGAGAAAGCAAACAAATTTCTAAACAAAATTACTAAAGTTACTATAAGCGGCTCAGAACTCACAGCTGGTAAACTCCATGGTGAAGAATTGATGGCTCTTGATAGACCTCCAGCCTTAGCTAGCAACAGTGTCTCTTCATCTATAAATGTTATGAAGAAAAATTTAGAGTTATTGACTTCACAGTCTTGGATGCGAAGGTGGCTTCATAATAGGGATGCTACTGCACAAAAGAGGCCTCAACCAGTGGTAGTTTGTAAGTCTCGAGGCTCAAAGTTGGAAGTTAATGATTTTCGGAAGAAGCAGTTCCCAAGCATTGCTGCCATGGCCCTCATGGGAAAGGCATTAACTGGTTTTCAACCATGTGAATTCCAAAACAGAGGTCCCTATGTAGTTTGGAGGAACATAGGAGTTTCTGAACCTACATAG